A region from the Terriglobales bacterium genome encodes:
- a CDS encoding type IV pilus twitching motility protein PilT, translating to MNVTLSDLLRKMLEMNGSDLHISTNSPPQVRVHGHLQPLDMPPMQPAETKQLCYSVLTDAQKHRFEENWELDFSFGLKGLARFRGNLFNQRGATGAVFRVIPFEIKSFNQLGLPPVVAKLCEKPRGLVLVTGPTGSGKSTTLAAMIDKINSERHDHIITIEDPIEFVHQNKNCLVNQREVHADTKGFTEALRAALREDPDVVLIGEMRDLETIESALRIAETGHLTFGTLHTNSAASTINRIIDVFPSHQQSQIRAQLSLVLEGIMCQSLLPKIGGQGRACAMEILVPNAAVRNLIREDKIHQIYSAMQSGQDKYGMQTFNQALATLYFQKQISLETALLRSSMPDELQEMINRGAGVKSTGAAAAMKR from the coding sequence ATGAACGTTACGTTAAGCGACCTGCTCAGAAAAATGCTGGAGATGAACGGCAGCGATCTCCACATCTCCACCAACTCGCCGCCGCAAGTGCGCGTACACGGCCACTTGCAGCCGCTCGACATGCCGCCCATGCAGCCGGCTGAGACCAAGCAGCTCTGCTACAGCGTGCTCACCGATGCGCAAAAGCACCGCTTCGAAGAAAACTGGGAGCTCGACTTCAGCTTCGGCCTCAAGGGCCTGGCCCGCTTCCGCGGCAACCTGTTCAATCAGCGCGGCGCCACCGGCGCGGTCTTCCGCGTCATCCCGTTCGAGATCAAGTCGTTCAACCAGCTCGGACTGCCGCCCGTCGTCGCCAAGCTGTGCGAAAAGCCGCGCGGCCTGGTGCTGGTCACCGGCCCCACCGGCTCGGGCAAGTCCACCACGCTCGCCGCCATGATCGACAAGATCAACTCCGAGCGCCACGACCACATCATCACCATCGAAGACCCGATCGAGTTCGTCCACCAGAACAAGAATTGCCTGGTGAACCAGCGCGAGGTGCACGCCGATACCAAGGGATTCACCGAGGCCCTCCGCGCCGCGCTCCGCGAAGACCCTGACGTGGTGCTCATCGGCGAAATGCGCGATTTGGAAACGATTGAGTCGGCGCTGCGCATCGCCGAAACCGGCCACTTGACCTTCGGCACGCTGCACACCAACTCGGCCGCGTCCACCATCAACCGTATTATTGACGTCTTCCCCTCGCACCAGCAGTCGCAGATTCGCGCCCAGCTTTCGCTCGTGCTGGAAGGCATCATGTGTCAATCGCTGCTGCCGAAAATCGGCGGCCAGGGACGCGCCTGCGCCATGGAAATCCTGGTGCCGAACGCGGCCGTCCGCAACCTGATCCGCGAAGACAAAATCCACCAGATTTACTCGGCCATGCAGTCCGGCCAGGACAAGTACGGGATGCAGACGTTCAACCAGGCGCTCGCCACGCTCTATTTCCAAAAGCAGATTTCGCTGGAGACGGCCCTGCTGCGCTCGTCCATGCCTGACGAGCTGCAGGAAATGATCAACCGCGGCGCGGGTGTGAAGTCCACCGGCGCGGCGGCGGCCATGAAACGGTAG
- a CDS encoding ATP-binding protein, with protein sequence MATDFNVRTWLTWLVKVRVIIVTCLLVIELAIIRLTPTHVSEALFVGVILAWYVVPSLMYLLLSRWGHDVLEARAQILADLVFATAVLYVTGGIDTSFNFLNPLIIIVASILLSRVWAYLTALLAFIAFGAMLELTYFGIIPSYGSSTPGPRSLQAVIFINLFAYIAIAYLSSMLSNKLRQADVQLADKSGALLNLQALHENIINSMTGGLITTDLEGRVTVLNPAGASLLEREEADVLGQPVSSLFLDRLPIGIRGSSRGEARSLTPTGKEKTLGVTAATLTVPGSGASGFLYTFTDLTEVRRLEREVRMRDRLAALGRMAEGIAHEIRQPLASIAGSVKVLASVAALNDEQLRLVDIVGRESVRLNGIISDFLAYARDKNYTFAHLDLRLLLDDTLTLLENRLPLLGSGDSPRPAIRIVRNFEAAEAPAVADGDRMKQVFWNICENAVRAMPHGGTLTVSLRARDGKWLISFADTGPGLTAQQVEKVFEPYQSWFESGSGLGLAIVYQIVQAHDAKISVRSEPGHGAEFILEIRQAARVPAPADRPGADEPVSAAVKGAHG encoded by the coding sequence ATGGCGACCGACTTCAATGTCCGCACATGGCTGACCTGGCTGGTCAAGGTCAGGGTCATCATCGTTACCTGCCTGCTCGTCATCGAGCTGGCCATCATCCGGCTCACCCCGACCCACGTTTCGGAAGCGCTGTTCGTCGGCGTCATCCTCGCCTGGTACGTCGTCCCCAGCCTCATGTACCTGCTGCTCAGCCGCTGGGGACACGACGTTCTCGAGGCCCGCGCCCAGATTCTGGCTGACCTGGTCTTCGCCACCGCCGTGCTCTACGTCACCGGCGGCATCGACACCTCGTTCAATTTCCTCAACCCGCTCATCATCATCGTCGCCAGCATCCTGCTCTCGCGCGTCTGGGCATACCTCACCGCCCTGCTGGCTTTCATCGCCTTCGGCGCGATGCTCGAGCTCACCTACTTCGGCATCATTCCGTCCTACGGCTCCTCCACACCCGGCCCGCGCTCGCTGCAGGCCGTCATCTTCATCAACCTGTTCGCGTACATCGCCATCGCCTACCTGTCGAGCATGCTCAGCAACAAGCTGCGCCAGGCCGACGTGCAGCTGGCCGATAAGAGCGGCGCGCTGCTCAACCTCCAGGCCCTGCACGAGAACATCATCAACTCGATGACCGGCGGCCTCATCACCACCGACCTTGAGGGCCGCGTCACCGTGCTCAATCCCGCCGGCGCGAGCCTGCTGGAGCGCGAAGAGGCAGACGTGCTCGGCCAACCGGTAAGCAGCCTGTTTCTCGACCGCCTGCCCATCGGAATCCGCGGCTCATCGCGCGGCGAAGCGCGCTCGCTCACTCCCACCGGCAAGGAAAAAACCCTCGGCGTCACCGCCGCCACCCTCACCGTGCCCGGCAGCGGCGCCTCCGGCTTCCTCTACACGTTTACCGACCTCACCGAGGTCCGCCGCCTGGAGCGCGAGGTCCGCATGCGCGACCGCCTCGCCGCCCTCGGACGCATGGCGGAAGGCATTGCCCACGAAATCCGCCAGCCGCTGGCTTCCATCGCCGGTTCGGTCAAGGTGCTCGCCTCCGTCGCCGCGCTCAACGACGAGCAGCTCCGCCTGGTGGATATCGTCGGCCGCGAGTCCGTGCGCCTCAACGGCATCATCTCCGACTTCCTCGCCTACGCGCGCGACAAAAACTACACCTTCGCGCACCTCGACCTGCGCCTGCTGCTCGATGACACGCTCACCCTGCTCGAAAACCGGCTTCCGCTGCTCGGATCGGGCGACAGCCCACGCCCCGCCATCCGCATCGTCCGCAACTTCGAGGCTGCCGAGGCCCCGGCCGTCGCTGACGGCGACCGCATGAAGCAGGTTTTCTGGAATATCTGCGAGAATGCGGTCCGCGCCATGCCGCACGGCGGCACGCTCACTGTTTCTCTGCGTGCCCGCGACGGCAAGTGGCTCATCAGCTTCGCCGACACCGGCCCCGGCCTCACCGCGCAGCAGGTGGAAAAAGTCTTCGAACCCTATCAGTCATGGTTTGAGAGCGGCAGCGGCCTCGGCCTCGCCATCGTCTACCAGATCGTGCAGGCGCACGACGCCAAGATCAGCGTGCGCTCCGAGCCCGGCCACGGCGCCGAATTCATCCTCGAAATCAGGCAGGCCGCCCGCGTTCCCGCACCCGCTGATCGTCCCGGCGCGGACGAACCGGTCTCCGCCGCGGTTAAGGGGGCGCATGGCTAA
- a CDS encoding ATP-binding protein, with amino-acid sequence MSDNTMSPPGQQRKRFLLGLIIGTAVLFAVVFSQTAFNLSFLRPNSSEETLVLAALSSLIFLLLVTLGFILVRNLLKVFLERRVGVLGSKFRTRMVVGALVISTTPVLFLYLFAYGLMNRSIERWFSQPVEEVRADSADVARLLAGYAAENARSESRSIAAAADTQRAFQTGNFGGVMNEFRRHEITLQGGFALALLASGDGALPPLHSDRWIAEASFQAPRPWPMMRAALPWQNIAAGKPIQIAGAPYMLAMAGVGDRGRILVAMPLPEKFTATLERIDQSQQRYAELASQRKAVRRTYMGYLLLLTVLVLFAATWLALFLSKQVTRPVSALAEAMEELKQGRLDYRVHLTAADELGDLVASFNAMAAELESNRKQIEASSRDLADANAQLEQRRRQIETILESIPSGVLSLDARRRVTHVNNAFARMFAGAGEVPVGAGLDDVFSRDVAADLEHLLRKSERMGANTSQMEIATPRAQLSVAVTAAALKHGAQRLGYVVVFEDLSDVLKAQKQAAWREVARRVAHEIKNPLTPIALSAERIRRHLQRANPEPQALAIVQGCAETIAGAVETVRTLVDEFSTLARFPNAQPQPANINGIVESALALFDGRLDGIRVERHLAADLPRVLADPEAMKRAIANLVDNAAEAMQDSLLREIHIQTTLLSSRDAVEIIVADTGHGVSRELKEKLFLPYFSTKRRGTGLGLAIVSRIVEEHRGSIRVEENSPVGARFIVELPVATESALVEAHA; translated from the coding sequence GTGTCTGACAACACCATGTCGCCGCCCGGGCAGCAGCGGAAGCGGTTTCTGCTGGGGCTGATCATCGGCACGGCGGTGCTGTTTGCGGTGGTGTTTTCGCAGACGGCGTTCAACCTGAGCTTCCTGCGACCGAACAGCAGCGAGGAGACGCTGGTACTGGCGGCGCTCTCGTCGCTGATCTTCCTGCTGCTGGTCACGCTGGGATTCATCCTCGTCCGCAACCTGCTGAAGGTATTTCTGGAGCGGCGGGTGGGCGTGCTGGGCTCGAAGTTCCGCACGCGCATGGTGGTGGGCGCGCTGGTGATTTCGACTACCCCGGTGCTCTTCCTTTACCTGTTTGCCTACGGGCTGATGAACCGCTCCATCGAGCGCTGGTTTTCGCAGCCGGTGGAAGAAGTGCGCGCCGATTCGGCGGACGTTGCCCGCCTGCTGGCCGGGTACGCGGCGGAAAATGCGCGCAGCGAGTCGCGCTCCATTGCGGCGGCGGCCGACACGCAGCGGGCTTTCCAGACGGGCAACTTCGGCGGCGTGATGAACGAGTTCCGCCGGCACGAGATTACGTTGCAGGGCGGCTTCGCACTGGCGCTGCTGGCCTCGGGCGACGGGGCGCTGCCGCCATTGCACTCCGATCGCTGGATTGCCGAGGCCAGCTTCCAGGCGCCGCGCCCCTGGCCCATGATGCGGGCGGCGCTGCCGTGGCAGAACATCGCCGCCGGCAAGCCCATCCAGATTGCGGGCGCGCCTTACATGCTGGCGATGGCCGGGGTGGGCGATCGCGGCCGGATTCTCGTCGCCATGCCGCTGCCGGAAAAATTCACGGCGACCCTGGAGCGCATTGACCAGAGCCAGCAGCGCTACGCCGAACTGGCCTCGCAACGCAAGGCGGTGCGGCGCACCTACATGGGATATTTGCTGCTGCTGACCGTCCTGGTGCTGTTTGCGGCGACGTGGCTGGCGCTGTTCTTGAGCAAACAAGTCACGCGGCCGGTGTCCGCGCTGGCCGAAGCCATGGAAGAACTGAAGCAGGGGCGGCTCGACTATCGCGTACACCTCACCGCGGCCGACGAACTCGGCGACCTGGTGGCGAGTTTCAACGCGATGGCCGCGGAGCTGGAGTCGAACCGCAAGCAGATCGAAGCTTCCTCGCGCGACCTGGCCGATGCCAACGCGCAACTGGAGCAGCGGCGGCGGCAGATCGAAACCATCCTGGAGAGCATTCCTTCGGGCGTGCTGTCGCTGGACGCCCGGCGGCGCGTGACCCACGTGAACAACGCGTTCGCGCGCATGTTTGCCGGCGCGGGCGAGGTCCCGGTGGGCGCGGGACTGGATGACGTCTTCTCGCGCGACGTGGCGGCCGACCTGGAGCACCTGCTGCGCAAGTCCGAGCGCATGGGCGCGAACACCAGCCAGATGGAGATCGCGACGCCGCGCGCCCAACTGAGCGTGGCCGTGACCGCCGCGGCGCTGAAGCATGGGGCGCAGCGGCTCGGCTACGTGGTCGTGTTCGAAGATCTCTCCGACGTGCTCAAGGCGCAGAAGCAGGCGGCGTGGCGCGAAGTAGCGCGGCGCGTGGCGCACGAGATCAAGAACCCGCTCACGCCGATTGCGCTTTCGGCGGAGCGCATCCGCCGCCACTTGCAGCGCGCCAATCCCGAGCCGCAGGCGCTGGCCATCGTGCAGGGATGCGCCGAAACGATTGCCGGCGCGGTGGAGACGGTGCGCACCCTGGTGGACGAGTTCTCCACGCTGGCGCGCTTCCCGAACGCGCAGCCGCAGCCGGCGAACATCAACGGAATCGTGGAGAGCGCGCTGGCCTTGTTCGATGGACGGCTCGACGGCATCCGCGTGGAGCGGCACCTGGCCGCCGATCTGCCGCGGGTCTTGGCCGATCCGGAAGCGATGAAGCGCGCCATCGCCAACCTGGTGGACAACGCCGCCGAGGCGATGCAGGACTCGCTGCTGCGCGAAATCCACATACAGACGACGCTGCTCTCCAGCCGTGACGCGGTGGAAATCATCGTGGCCGACACGGGTCACGGCGTGAGCCGCGAACTGAAGGAAAAACTTTTCCTGCCGTACTTCTCCACCAAACGCCGCGGCACGGGACTCGGGCTTGCGATTGTGAGCCGCATCGTGGAGGAGCATCGCGGGTCCATTCGCGTGGAAGAGAATTCGCCGGTGGGCGCGCGCTTCATCGTGGAGCTGCCGGTGGCCACCGAATCGGCGCTCGTCGAGGCCCATGCATAA
- the pilB gene encoding type IV-A pilus assembly ATPase PilB, giving the protein MSQRLGDLLVKEKVISSEQLDQALKVQKESSGRLGSVLVKLGFLSDEEVTNFLSRQYGVPAINLSYFEIDPAVVKLIPYETAKRYQILPLSRVGSSLTIAMVDPTNVFAMDDIKFMTGFNIEPVVASESSIMAGIEKAYGSTQEEDLEKVMASIGEAEADVELSASDEEELALEDLERAADEAPIVKLVNLILTDAVKRGASDIHMEPYEKEYRVRFRIDGMLQTIMSPPMKLKDAITSRIKIMAKLDISEKRLPQDGRIMLKMAVHGKKKQLDYRVSTLPTLWGEKIVMRLLDKENLRLDMTKLGFEQESLTKFERAILKPYGMVLVTGPTGSGKTNTLYSSIARLNQPDTNIMTAEDPVEFQLPGVNQVQMKESIGLNFAAALRAFLRQDPNIILVGEIRDFETAEIAIKAALTGHLVLSTLHTNGAPETISRLMNMGIEPFLVATSVHMIVAQRLVRRICADCGEEQEVPQQTLIEAGYTPQEAKTVKIKKGKGCGTCNNTGYKGRCGLYEVMEVDDELRELILVGASALELKKKAIERGMITLRRSGLIKVMGGMTTLEEVARETVH; this is encoded by the coding sequence ATGTCTCAGCGCCTCGGCGACCTTCTGGTTAAGGAGAAGGTCATTTCGTCGGAACAGCTCGACCAGGCGCTGAAGGTGCAGAAAGAGTCATCCGGGCGCCTCGGATCCGTGCTGGTCAAGCTGGGCTTCCTCTCCGACGAAGAGGTTACCAACTTCCTCTCCCGCCAGTACGGCGTGCCGGCCATCAATCTCTCCTACTTCGAAATTGACCCGGCGGTGGTCAAGCTCATCCCCTACGAAACCGCCAAGCGCTATCAGATCCTGCCGCTCAGCCGCGTCGGCTCTTCGCTGACCATCGCCATGGTGGACCCCACGAATGTCTTCGCCATGGACGACATCAAGTTCATGACCGGCTTCAACATCGAGCCCGTCGTCGCCTCGGAAAGCTCGATCATGGCCGGCATCGAGAAGGCGTACGGCTCCACCCAGGAAGAGGACCTGGAAAAGGTCATGGCCTCCATCGGCGAGGCCGAAGCCGATGTCGAGCTTTCCGCCAGCGACGAAGAAGAACTCGCCCTCGAAGACCTGGAAAGGGCCGCCGACGAAGCGCCCATCGTCAAGCTCGTCAACCTCATCCTTACCGACGCGGTCAAGCGCGGCGCCAGCGACATCCACATGGAGCCGTACGAGAAGGAGTACCGCGTCCGCTTCCGCATTGACGGCATGCTGCAAACCATCATGTCGCCGCCCATGAAATTGAAAGACGCCATCACTTCGCGCATCAAGATCATGGCCAAGCTCGACATCAGCGAGAAGCGCCTGCCGCAGGACGGCCGCATCATGCTCAAAATGGCCGTCCACGGAAAGAAGAAACAGCTCGACTACCGCGTCTCCACCCTGCCCACGCTCTGGGGCGAAAAGATCGTCATGCGGCTGCTCGACAAGGAAAACCTGCGGCTCGACATGACCAAGCTCGGCTTCGAGCAGGAGTCGCTCACCAAGTTCGAGCGCGCCATTCTCAAGCCCTACGGCATGGTGCTGGTCACCGGGCCGACCGGCTCGGGCAAGACCAATACCCTCTACTCCTCCATCGCGCGACTCAATCAGCCCGACACCAACATCATGACCGCCGAAGACCCGGTCGAGTTTCAGCTCCCGGGCGTCAACCAGGTCCAGATGAAGGAATCCATCGGCCTGAACTTCGCCGCCGCGCTGCGCGCCTTCCTCCGCCAGGACCCCAACATCATCCTGGTGGGCGAGATCCGCGACTTCGAGACGGCGGAAATCGCCATCAAGGCCGCCCTCACCGGCCACCTGGTGCTGAGCACGCTGCACACCAACGGCGCGCCGGAAACCATCTCGCGCCTCATGAACATGGGCATAGAGCCTTTCCTGGTGGCCACATCCGTGCACATGATCGTGGCCCAGCGCCTGGTGCGCCGCATCTGCGCCGACTGCGGCGAGGAGCAGGAAGTCCCGCAGCAGACCCTCATCGAGGCCGGCTACACCCCCCAGGAAGCAAAAACCGTAAAAATCAAGAAGGGAAAAGGCTGCGGAACCTGTAACAATACCGGCTACAAAGGACGCTGCGGGCTCTACGAGGTCATGGAAGTGGATGACGAGCTGCGCGAACTTATCCTCGTGGGCGCCTCGGCCCTGGAATTGAAGAAAAAGGCCATCGAACGTGGCATGATCACGCTGCGCCGCAGCGGCCTCATCAAGGTCATGGGCGGCATGACCACGCTGGAGGAAGTGGCAAGAGAGACAGTGCACTGA
- a CDS encoding type II secretion system F family protein, protein MPTFTYTGKNAAGQKVNGERVAENKQVLKAQLLRERITADAIKEKGKEFALPTFGGGKVGTKDIAIFFRQFSVMIDAGLPLVQCLEILGANQESQAFQRALNGVRTTVEGGSTLANAMRGYPKIFDDLTTNMIEAGETGGILDTILQRLSTYVEKAVKLKSAVKSALIYPVSVISIAVLIVGGLLKFVVPTFAQLFAGLGVDLPLPTRIVMSASNFVGRFWWVFIAGLIALVIAIKQITKHPEGRYYFDKFLLNLPVVGMLLRKIAVARFSRTLGTLITSGVPILEGLSITARTSGNAVLERALMKVRKAIEEGRTIVDPLKESGVFPNMVTQMIGVGEATGAMDAMLQKIADFYEDDVDAATKDMLTLLEPIMIGFLGFMVGGIVISLYMPLFSLISKLAG, encoded by the coding sequence ATGCCAACTTTTACTTACACTGGCAAGAACGCCGCGGGTCAGAAGGTCAACGGCGAACGCGTGGCTGAAAACAAGCAGGTGCTCAAGGCACAGCTGCTGCGCGAACGCATTACCGCCGACGCCATCAAGGAGAAGGGCAAGGAGTTCGCCCTGCCCACCTTCGGTGGAGGCAAGGTCGGCACCAAGGACATTGCCATCTTCTTCCGCCAGTTCTCCGTCATGATCGACGCCGGACTGCCGCTGGTGCAGTGTCTTGAAATCCTTGGCGCCAACCAGGAGAGCCAGGCGTTCCAGCGCGCCCTGAACGGCGTGCGGACCACGGTCGAGGGCGGCTCCACCCTCGCCAACGCCATGCGTGGCTATCCCAAGATCTTCGACGACCTCACCACCAACATGATCGAGGCGGGCGAGACCGGCGGTATTCTGGACACGATTCTCCAGCGCCTTTCGACCTACGTCGAAAAAGCCGTCAAGCTGAAATCGGCCGTCAAGTCGGCGCTCATCTATCCCGTGTCGGTCATCAGCATCGCCGTGCTGATCGTCGGCGGCCTGTTGAAGTTCGTCGTCCCCACGTTTGCGCAGTTGTTCGCCGGCCTGGGTGTTGACCTGCCGCTGCCCACCCGCATCGTCATGAGCGCCAGCAACTTCGTGGGCCGCTTCTGGTGGGTGTTCATCGCCGGCCTGATCGCGCTGGTCATTGCCATCAAGCAGATCACCAAGCATCCCGAAGGCCGCTACTACTTCGACAAGTTCCTGCTCAACCTTCCGGTTGTCGGCATGCTGCTGCGCAAGATCGCGGTCGCGCGCTTCAGCCGCACGCTCGGCACTCTGATCACCTCCGGCGTGCCCATCCTGGAAGGTCTCTCCATCACCGCGCGCACATCCGGCAACGCCGTGCTCGAGCGCGCGCTCATGAAGGTGCGCAAGGCCATTGAAGAAGGCCGCACCATTGTCGATCCGCTGAAGGAAAGCGGCGTCTTCCCCAACATGGTCACGCAGATGATCGGCGTCGGCGAAGCCACGGGCGCGATGGACGCCATGCTCCAGAAGATCGCCGACTTCTACGAAGACGACGTCGACGCGGCCACCAAGGACATGCTCACTCTCTTGGAGCCGATCATGATCGGCTTCCTCGGCTTCATGGTCGGCGGCATCGTGATCTCGCTGTACATGCCGCTGTTCTCGCTCATCTCCAAGCTGGCCGGCTGA
- the meaB gene encoding methylmalonyl Co-A mutase-associated GTPase MeaB: MEDRAPGWQRLLGALFPHTGRARILGLTGAPGAGKSTLVDQLARVYRAQGKTLGVIAVDPTSPFSGGAILGDRIRMQSHHADAGVYVRSMATRGSLGGLASATADVASVLDAAGRDPVLIETVGVGQDEVDIVRLADVTVVILVPGMGDDVQTIKAGIMEIADVFVINKSDREGAERVEREIRAMQALAPRADQWTPPVVKTVATEAKGIPELAAAIAKYEDFLKRSGQAAAKKQQNWRGRLVEMLREALVERVRREVGDEQLARYAAEVAEHRRDPYALVEELAGEMKRERVRR, from the coding sequence GTGGAAGACCGCGCGCCCGGATGGCAGCGCCTGCTCGGCGCCCTGTTCCCGCACACCGGACGCGCCCGCATCCTGGGACTCACCGGCGCGCCCGGCGCCGGCAAGAGCACGCTGGTGGACCAGCTCGCGCGCGTCTATCGTGCGCAGGGCAAGACGCTCGGCGTCATTGCTGTTGACCCCACAAGCCCGTTCTCCGGCGGGGCCATTCTCGGTGACCGCATTCGCATGCAGTCGCACCACGCCGACGCCGGCGTCTATGTGCGCTCGATGGCCACGCGCGGGTCGTTGGGAGGACTGGCAAGCGCCACGGCGGACGTCGCCTCGGTCCTGGACGCCGCCGGCCGCGACCCGGTCTTGATCGAGACCGTCGGCGTCGGCCAGGACGAAGTCGACATCGTGCGCCTGGCCGACGTCACCGTCGTCATCCTCGTCCCCGGCATGGGCGACGACGTGCAGACCATCAAGGCCGGCATCATGGAGATTGCCGACGTCTTCGTCATCAACAAGAGCGACCGCGAGGGCGCCGAGCGGGTGGAGCGCGAAATCCGCGCCATGCAGGCGCTGGCCCCGCGCGCCGACCAGTGGACGCCGCCGGTCGTCAAGACCGTGGCCACCGAAGCCAAAGGCATTCCCGAACTCGCCGCCGCGATTGCGAAGTACGAGGATTTCCTCAAGCGCAGCGGGCAGGCCGCCGCCAAAAAGCAGCAGAACTGGCGCGGCCGCCTGGTGGAGATGCTGCGCGAAGCGCTGGTCGAGCGCGTCCGCCGCGAAGTGGGCGACGAGCAGCTCGCCCGCTACGCCGCCGAAGTCGCCGAGCACCGCCGCGATCCGTACGCGCTGGTGGAAGAGCTGGCGGGAGAGATGAAACGCGAGCGCGTGCGCAGGTAA
- a CDS encoding sigma-54 dependent transcriptional regulator yields the protein MHNLLIVDDEASIRESLRGVLEDEGYKVADVESGEACMDTLRRSTFDVVLLDIWLPGMDGLETLEKIKEDPEHPEVVIISGHGTIETAVRATKLGAFDFLEKPLLLEKTLIVVKNAVEAHRLRVENRELKRLVLARSVLVGESVPVKALRQQIGLMAPTNGRVLIFGESGTGKELVARAIHQQSLRKEAMFVKVNCAAIPEDFIESELFGHRAGSFAGAASDKDGKFQKADGGTLFLDEVGDMSLKTQSKVLRTLDEQRFERVGGDEAITVDARVIAATNKNLEEEISRGNFREDLFYRLNVIPFFVPPLRERKEDIPLLARHFLKEFSSSYSRRTREISDDAVEALMRYSWPGNVRELRNVIERMVIMNPAAARLDRKHLPPLVYRDGGGRAAPAEFSTLHQARAAYERDYILKKLDDNHGNVSRTAEVLGLERSHLYRKMKTLGIAVKE from the coding sequence ATGCATAACCTCCTGATCGTTGACGACGAAGCGAGCATCCGCGAGTCGCTGCGCGGCGTGCTGGAAGACGAAGGCTACAAGGTGGCCGACGTCGAGAGCGGCGAGGCCTGCATGGACACGCTGCGCCGCAGCACCTTCGACGTGGTGCTGCTCGACATCTGGCTGCCCGGCATGGACGGCCTGGAGACGCTGGAGAAAATCAAGGAGGACCCGGAGCATCCCGAGGTGGTGATCATCTCCGGGCACGGAACGATCGAGACGGCGGTGCGCGCGACCAAGCTGGGCGCCTTCGACTTCCTGGAAAAACCGCTGTTGCTGGAAAAGACGCTGATCGTGGTAAAGAACGCGGTCGAGGCGCACCGGCTGCGCGTGGAGAACCGCGAGCTGAAGCGGCTGGTGCTGGCGCGCAGCGTGCTGGTGGGCGAGAGCGTCCCGGTCAAGGCGCTGCGCCAGCAGATCGGCTTGATGGCGCCGACGAACGGGCGCGTGCTCATCTTCGGCGAGTCGGGCACGGGCAAAGAGCTGGTGGCGCGCGCCATCCATCAGCAGAGCCTGCGCAAGGAAGCGATGTTCGTGAAGGTGAACTGCGCGGCGATCCCGGAAGATTTCATCGAGAGCGAGTTGTTCGGACATCGGGCGGGTTCGTTCGCCGGCGCCGCGTCCGACAAGGACGGCAAATTCCAGAAGGCCGACGGCGGCACCCTCTTCCTCGACGAAGTGGGCGACATGAGCCTGAAGACGCAGTCGAAGGTGCTGCGCACCCTCGACGAGCAGCGTTTTGAGCGCGTGGGCGGCGATGAGGCAATCACCGTGGATGCGCGCGTGATTGCGGCGACGAACAAAAACCTGGAGGAAGAAATTTCGCGCGGAAATTTTCGCGAAGACCTGTTCTATCGGCTGAACGTGATTCCGTTCTTCGTCCCGCCCCTGCGTGAGCGCAAAGAGGACATTCCGCTGCTGGCGCGCCACTTTCTGAAGGAGTTCTCCAGTTCCTACAGCCGGCGCACGCGCGAGATCTCCGACGACGCGGTGGAAGCGCTGATGCGCTACTCGTGGCCGGGGAACGTGCGCGAGTTGCGCAACGTCATCGAGCGCATGGTGATCATGAATCCGGCGGCGGCCAGGCTCGACCGCAAGCATCTGCCGCCGCTGGTGTATCGCGATGGCGGCGGCCGCGCGGCGCCGGCCGAATTTTCCACGCTGCACCAGGCCCGCGCTGCGTATGAGCGCGATTACATCCTGAAGAAGCTCGACGACAATCACGGCAACGTGAGCCGGACGGCCGAGGTGCTGGGGCTGGAGCGGTCACATCTGTATCGGAAGATGAAGACGCTGGGGATTGCGGTGAAGGAGTAG
- a CDS encoding DUF4870 domain-containing protein, with product MSAPDTPAVPTQDERTMALLAHVLQMVGGFLPALIIFFIRDKSRFVRFHAVQVLLYQAAYLLFMVLFIIVWIGSIVGLAATQAQSHGQPPAWFFLLFPLIWIGFFLAWITTLVLSIMYGVKASRGEWAAYPVVGGWARRMLHL from the coding sequence ATGTCCGCGCCCGACACCCCCGCCGTTCCCACGCAGGACGAGCGCACCATGGCGCTGCTGGCGCACGTGCTTCAGATGGTGGGCGGGTTCCTGCCGGCGCTGATTATCTTCTTCATCCGCGACAAGTCGCGCTTTGTCAGGTTCCACGCCGTGCAGGTGCTGCTTTATCAGGCGGCGTACCTCCTGTTCATGGTGTTGTTCATCATCGTGTGGATTGGGAGCATCGTCGGCCTTGCCGCCACCCAGGCGCAATCCCACGGACAGCCGCCAGCGTGGTTCTTCCTGCTCTTTCCGCTCATCTGGATCGGTTTCTTCCTGGCGTGGATCACGACCCTGGTCCTTTCCATCATGTACGGCGTCAAGGCCAGCCGGGGTGAGTGGGCGGCTTATCCGGTGGTCGGCGGCTGGGCGCGCCGCATGCTCCACCTCTGA